In Mercenaria mercenaria strain notata chromosome 15, MADL_Memer_1, whole genome shotgun sequence, a single genomic region encodes these proteins:
- the LOC123560415 gene encoding uncharacterized protein LOC123560415 — translation MQSGYAYVKKIYVQENYQPPFQMTDERFATWMIPGSLSTGAKVEVTLEGLNRGFHIHLVSSEEMRDYANRKGIEEIVRRSRHSIRILYAPNKQYFTEYVDGVKVNEEASRQIFTEERDDHIYKVLIQIDQADILKIYLRGEHVMTYSREGLDLTMLRQVVVDAPHGPYKPPVAIHRIEFTK, via the exons ATGCAAAGTGGATATGCGTATGTGAAGAAAATCTATGTACAAGAAAACTATCAACCACCG TTTCAGATGACAGATGAGCGATTTGCAACCTGGATGATTCCTGGTTCCCTAAGTACAGGAGCAAAAGTAGAAGTGACTCTTGAAGGTCTTAATCGTGG ATTCCATATCCATCTCGTTTCGTCGGAGGAGATGAGGGATTATGCAAACCGAAAAGGGATAGAAGAGATAGTCCGTCGCAGCCGCCATTCCATTCggatatt ATACGCGCCTAATAAGCAATATTTCACCGAGTATGTCGATGGTGTTAAGGTGAATGAAGAGGCTTCACGTCAAATCTTTACGGAGGAACGTGATGATCACATATATAAGGTTTTGATCCAAATTGATCAAGCAGACATTCTGAAG ATCTACCTTAGAGGTGAACATGTAATGACGTATTCAAGAGAGGGTCTCGATCTGACAATGTTGAGACAAGTGGTTGTTGATGCACCCCACGGCCCCTATAAGCCACCTGTGGCCATTCATAGAATTGAGTTCACTAAATAA